In the Limanda limanda chromosome 1, fLimLim1.1, whole genome shotgun sequence genome, one interval contains:
- the LOC133005332 gene encoding cyclin-dependent kinase 2-associated protein 1 isoform X2, which translates to MDAAPQTKTVGNLQSASAANLATLQSYRPLLSDYGPPSLGFSQGSTGSQVPQNKYAELLAIIEELGKEIRPTYAGSKSAMERLKRGIIHARGLVRECLAETERNARS; encoded by the exons TTGGAAATCTCCAGTCTGCCTCAGCAGCTAACCTGGCCACGTTGCAGTCTTACAGGCCTCTGCTGAGTGACTACGGACCTCCATCTCTGGGATTCTCACAG GGTTCCACTGGCAGCCAAGTGCCCCAGAACAAATATGCAGAGCTGCTGGCCATCATCGAGGAACTTGGGAAGGAGATCAGGCCCACATATGCCGGAAGTAAGAGTGCAATGGAGAGACTGAAAAGAG GAATAATCCATGCTAGAGGCCTGGTGCGTGAGTGCTTGGCGGAGACGGAGAGAAATGCCAGGTCCTAG